One window of Klebsiella quasivariicola genomic DNA carries:
- the dgt gene encoding dGTPase, giving the protein MAKIDFRNKINWRRRFRSPPRVETERDILRIFESDRGRIVNSPAIRRLQQKTQVFPLERNAAVRTRLTHSLEVQQVGRYIAKEVLSRLKEQKLLEEYGLEELTGPFESVVEMACLMHDIGNPPFGHFGEAAINDWFRQRLAPGDALGQPLTDDRCEVQALRLHDGETALNTLRRKVRQDLCCFEGNAQGIRLVHTLMRMNLTWAQVGCILKYTRPAWWSEATPASHSYLMKKPGYYLAEEEYVARLRKELDLAPYNRFPLTWIMEAADDISYCVADLEDAVEKRIFSAEQLYQHLYDAWGRHEKGSLFSQVVENAWEKSRANSLKQSAEDQFFMYLRVNTLNKLVPYAARRFIDNLPAIFTGDFNHALLEDDSDCSQLLELYKNVAMKQVFSHPDVEQLELQGYRVISGLLDIYQPLLKLSLEDFSELVAQERVRRLPIASRLYQKLSTRHRLAYVEAVNKLARTAPEFTVLEYYYRCRLIQDYISGMTDLYAWDEYRRLMAVE; this is encoded by the coding sequence ATGGCAAAGATTGATTTTCGCAACAAGATAAACTGGCGTCGACGCTTCCGTTCACCGCCACGGGTGGAGACGGAGCGTGACATCCTGCGGATCTTCGAAAGCGATCGGGGACGGATCGTCAACTCACCGGCAATTCGCCGCCTGCAGCAAAAAACCCAGGTCTTCCCGCTGGAACGAAACGCGGCGGTGCGCACCCGCCTGACCCACTCGCTGGAGGTGCAGCAGGTGGGCCGCTATATCGCCAAAGAGGTGCTGAGCCGGCTGAAAGAGCAGAAGCTGCTGGAAGAGTATGGTCTGGAAGAACTGACCGGGCCATTCGAGAGCGTGGTGGAGATGGCCTGCCTGATGCACGATATCGGCAATCCGCCGTTTGGCCATTTTGGCGAGGCGGCGATTAACGACTGGTTCCGCCAGCGGCTGGCCCCTGGCGATGCGCTTGGACAACCGCTGACCGACGATCGTTGCGAAGTGCAGGCATTACGGCTGCATGACGGAGAAACGGCGCTCAATACGCTGCGGCGCAAAGTGCGCCAGGACCTTTGCTGCTTTGAGGGGAACGCGCAGGGCATTCGCCTGGTGCATACGCTGATGAGGATGAATCTAACGTGGGCGCAGGTGGGCTGTATTCTGAAATATACTCGTCCGGCGTGGTGGTCCGAGGCGACGCCTGCCAGCCACAGTTATTTAATGAAGAAGCCGGGTTATTATTTGGCCGAAGAAGAGTATGTGGCGCGCCTGCGTAAAGAACTGGATCTGGCGCCTTACAATCGATTCCCATTAACCTGGATTATGGAAGCTGCGGATGACATCTCATATTGCGTCGCAGATCTTGAAGACGCGGTGGAAAAACGTATTTTTAGCGCAGAGCAGCTCTATCAGCATCTTTATGACGCCTGGGGTCGCCATGAAAAAGGATCGTTATTCTCACAGGTAGTAGAAAACGCCTGGGAGAAATCGCGAGCCAATTCCCTGAAGCAGAGCGCGGAAGATCAGTTTTTTATGTATTTGCGGGTGAATACGCTGAATAAGCTGGTGCCCTACGCGGCGCGCCGATTTATTGATAATCTGCCGGCCATTTTCACGGGAGACTTTAATCACGCGCTGCTCGAGGACGACAGCGATTGCAGCCAGCTGCTGGAACTCTATAAAAATGTGGCGATGAAACAGGTCTTTAGCCATCCGGATGTTGAACAGCTTGAATTGCAGGGCTACCGGGTGATTAGCGGCCTGCTGGATATCTATCAGCCGCTGCTGAAATTATCGCTGGAGGATTTCAGCGAATTAGTGGCGCAGGAGCGGGTACGGCGTTTACCCATTGCCTCCCGACTGTATCAGAAACTTTCGACCCGCCATCGGCTGGCGTATGTTGAAGCGGTAAATAAGCTGGCGCGCACGGCGCCCGAATTTACGGTGCTGGAATACTATTATCGCTGCCGTCTGATTCAGGATTATATTAGCGGGATGACGGATTTGTATGCGTGGGATGAATATCGGCGGCTGATGGCGGTGGAATAG
- the mtnN gene encoding 5'-methylthioadenosine/S-adenosylhomocysteine nucleosidase produces MKIGIIGAMEEEVTLLRDKIENCQTITIGGSEIYTGQLHGVDVALLKSGIGKVAAAMGATLLLERCQPDVIINTGSAGGLAPTLKVGDIVVSDEARYHDADVTAFGYEYGQLPGCPAGFKADEKLVAAAESCINALDLNAVRGLIVSGDAFINGSVGLAKIRHNFPQAIAVEMEATAIAHVCHNFKVPFVVVRAISDVADQQSHLSFEEFLAVAARQSTLMVENLVQNLARG; encoded by the coding sequence ATGAAAATTGGCATTATTGGCGCTATGGAAGAGGAAGTTACCCTTCTGCGCGACAAAATCGAAAACTGCCAGACTATCACCATTGGCGGGAGCGAAATCTACACCGGCCAACTTCACGGCGTTGACGTCGCTCTGCTGAAGTCTGGTATCGGGAAAGTGGCGGCGGCCATGGGCGCGACCCTGCTGCTGGAGCGTTGCCAGCCAGACGTGATCATTAATACTGGTTCTGCCGGCGGCCTCGCGCCGACGCTGAAGGTTGGCGATATCGTCGTCTCCGACGAAGCGCGCTACCACGACGCCGACGTCACCGCCTTCGGTTATGAGTACGGCCAGTTGCCGGGCTGCCCGGCGGGCTTCAAAGCGGACGAAAAACTGGTGGCCGCTGCAGAGAGCTGCATTAACGCGTTAGATCTCAACGCCGTTCGCGGCCTGATCGTCAGCGGCGATGCCTTCATTAACGGTTCCGTTGGTCTGGCGAAGATCCGCCATAATTTCCCGCAGGCGATCGCCGTGGAAATGGAAGCGACCGCCATCGCCCACGTCTGCCATAACTTTAAGGTTCCCTTCGTGGTGGTTCGCGCCATCTCCGACGTGGCCGACCAGCAGTCCCACCTCAGCTTTGAGGAGTTCCTTGCGGTCGCCGCCAGACAGTCCACCCTGATGGTGGAGAATCTGGTACAGAACCTGGCACGTGGCTAA
- the btuF gene encoding vitamin B12 ABC transporter substrate-binding protein BtuF: MAKSLSFALAALLLLAPAWLLAAPRVITLSPANTELAFAAGITPIGVSSYSDYPPQAKTIEQVASWQGMNLERIVALKPDVVLAWRGGNAERQVNQLQSLGIHVLWVQTSTIEEIIATLRQLAQWSPQPEKAQQAAQTMQQEYDALKVRYANAPKKRVFLQFGSTPLFTSGPGSIQDQVLRLCGGENIFATSRVPWPQVSREQVLARQPQAIVVTGDASRAADAQRFWQHQLTISLIALHSDWFERAGPRIILAAKQLCTALDQVK; the protein is encoded by the coding sequence GTGGCTAAGTCGTTATCCTTCGCGCTTGCCGCGCTGCTGTTACTCGCCCCGGCGTGGCTGCTGGCCGCGCCGCGGGTGATTACCCTCTCCCCTGCCAATACCGAACTGGCCTTTGCTGCCGGGATCACGCCGATCGGCGTCAGCAGCTATTCCGATTATCCTCCGCAGGCCAAAACCATCGAACAGGTTGCCAGCTGGCAGGGAATGAATCTGGAGCGCATCGTGGCGCTCAAGCCAGACGTGGTGCTGGCCTGGCGCGGGGGCAATGCCGAACGCCAGGTTAACCAGCTGCAGTCGCTGGGTATTCACGTCCTGTGGGTGCAGACCTCAACGATCGAAGAGATTATTGCCACCCTGCGTCAGCTGGCGCAGTGGAGCCCGCAGCCGGAAAAAGCGCAACAGGCGGCGCAGACAATGCAGCAGGAATACGATGCGCTGAAAGTGCGCTATGCCAACGCGCCGAAGAAACGCGTCTTCCTGCAGTTCGGCTCTACGCCGCTGTTCACCAGCGGCCCCGGCTCGATTCAGGATCAGGTGCTGAGACTGTGCGGCGGCGAAAATATCTTCGCCACCAGCCGTGTTCCCTGGCCGCAGGTGAGTCGCGAGCAGGTACTGGCTCGCCAGCCGCAGGCGATTGTAGTGACCGGCGACGCCAGCCGCGCTGCCGATGCCCAGCGCTTTTGGCAACATCAGCTCACCATTTCGTTGATTGCGTTACACAGTGACTGGTTTGAACGCGCAGGCCCACGTATTATCCTCGCTGCCAAACAACTTTGTACGGCGCTCGACCAGGTAAAATAA
- a CDS encoding TRIC cation channel family protein has translation MLVYWLDIIGTAVFAISGVLLAGKLRMDPFGVLVLGVVTAVGGGTIRDMALANGPVFWVKDPTDLVVAMVTSMLTILLVRQPRRLPKWILPVLDAVGLAVFVGIGVNKAFLAGSGPLVAVCMGVVTGVGGGIIRDVLAREIPMILRTEIYATACIVGGIVHATAHDTFHLPLENSAMMGMVVTLAIRLAAIRWHLKLPTFALDDNGRS, from the coding sequence ATGCTTGTCTATTGGCTGGATATAATTGGTACGGCCGTTTTCGCGATCTCCGGCGTTCTGCTGGCCGGAAAATTACGCATGGACCCGTTCGGCGTGCTGGTATTAGGTGTGGTGACGGCAGTGGGCGGCGGGACCATTCGCGACATGGCGCTGGCGAATGGCCCGGTGTTCTGGGTCAAAGATCCCACCGATCTGGTGGTGGCGATGGTCACCAGCATGCTGACCATCCTGCTGGTCCGCCAGCCGCGCCGGCTGCCAAAATGGATACTGCCGGTTCTTGACGCTGTCGGTCTGGCGGTGTTTGTCGGTATCGGCGTGAATAAAGCCTTTCTCGCCGGCAGCGGCCCGCTGGTGGCCGTGTGCATGGGCGTGGTAACCGGCGTGGGCGGCGGCATTATTCGCGACGTACTGGCGCGCGAAATACCCATGATCCTGCGTACCGAGATCTACGCTACCGCCTGTATTGTCGGCGGTATTGTCCACGCTACGGCGCACGACACCTTTCACCTGCCGCTGGAGAATTCGGCAATGATGGGGATGGTGGTCACCCTGGCGATCCGTCTGGCGGCTATCCGCTGGCATCTGAAGCTGCCGACGTTTGCGCTGGACGATAACGGACGCTCATAA
- the erpA gene encoding iron-sulfur cluster insertion protein ErpA: MSDDVALPLEFTEAAANKVKHLIADEDNPNLKLRVYITGGGCSGFQYGFTFDDQVNEGDMTIEKQGVGLVVDPMSLQYLVGGSVDYTEGLEGSRFIVTNPNAKSTCGCGSSFSV; this comes from the coding sequence ATGAGTGATGACGTAGCGTTGCCGCTGGAGTTTACCGAAGCCGCAGCCAACAAAGTAAAACACCTGATTGCGGATGAAGATAATCCGAACCTGAAACTACGCGTGTACATCACCGGCGGTGGTTGCAGCGGTTTCCAGTATGGCTTCACCTTTGACGATCAGGTGAACGAAGGGGATATGACCATCGAGAAACAGGGCGTCGGCCTGGTGGTTGACCCGATGAGCCTGCAGTATCTGGTCGGCGGCTCTGTCGACTATACCGAAGGGCTGGAAGGTTCGCGCTTTATCGTGACCAACCCGAACGCGAAAAGCACCTGCGGCTGCGGCTCCTCGTTCAGCGTTTAA
- the clcA gene encoding H(+)/Cl(-) exchange transporter ClcA, producing MKAETPSFEAHQFVRVRRGDAVRRLIQRDKTPLAVLFMAAVVGTLAGLVGVAFEKSVNWVQNQRIGALAQVADHWYLVWPLAFILSALLAMVGYFLVRRFAPEAGGSGIPEIEGALEELRPVRWWRVLPVKFIGGMGTLGAGMVLGREGPMVQLGGNIGRMVLDVFRMRSPEARHTLLATGAASGLSAAFNAPLAGILFIIEEMRPQFRYNLISIKAVFTGVIMSSIVFRIFNGEAAIIEVGKLSNAPVNTLWLYLVLGMLFGCFGPLFNFLVLRTQDLFQRLHGGNIKKWVLMGGLIGGLCGLLGLMQPSAVGGGFNLIPIAAAGNFSVGLLLFIFIARVVTTLICFSSGAPGGIFAPMLALGTLLGTAFGMAAIPLFPAYHLDAGTFAIAGMGALLAASVRAPLTGIVLVLEMTDNYQLILPMIITCLGATLLAQFLGGNPLYSTILQRTLAKQEAEQAAKAQQAPRENT from the coding sequence ATGAAAGCAGAAACTCCCTCTTTTGAAGCACATCAGTTCGTGCGGGTGCGTCGCGGCGATGCGGTGCGCCGTTTGATTCAGCGCGATAAAACGCCGCTGGCAGTCCTGTTTATGGCGGCGGTGGTCGGCACACTGGCGGGGCTGGTGGGCGTCGCTTTTGAAAAGAGCGTGAACTGGGTGCAGAACCAGCGGATTGGTGCGCTGGCGCAGGTCGCGGATCACTGGTATCTGGTCTGGCCGCTGGCGTTTATCTTGTCGGCGCTGCTGGCGATGGTTGGCTATTTCCTCGTGCGCCGCTTCGCGCCAGAGGCTGGCGGGTCGGGTATCCCGGAGATCGAAGGGGCGCTGGAGGAGCTGCGTCCGGTGCGCTGGTGGCGCGTGCTGCCGGTGAAGTTCATCGGCGGCATGGGGACGCTCGGCGCCGGGATGGTGCTGGGTCGCGAAGGGCCAATGGTGCAGCTTGGCGGCAACATTGGGCGCATGGTGCTGGACGTTTTCCGCATGCGCAGCCCGGAGGCGCGGCACACGCTGCTGGCGACCGGTGCGGCGTCGGGGCTTTCGGCGGCCTTTAACGCGCCGCTGGCCGGGATTCTGTTTATCATCGAAGAGATGCGCCCGCAGTTCCGCTACAACCTGATCTCTATTAAAGCGGTGTTTACCGGCGTGATCATGTCGAGCATTGTGTTTCGTATTTTCAACGGCGAAGCGGCGATCATTGAGGTGGGCAAGCTGAGCAACGCCCCGGTGAACACCCTGTGGCTGTATCTGGTGCTGGGCATGCTGTTTGGCTGCTTTGGTCCACTGTTTAATTTTCTGGTGCTGCGCACCCAGGACCTGTTTCAGCGCCTCCACGGTGGCAACATCAAAAAATGGGTGTTGATGGGCGGATTAATCGGCGGGCTCTGCGGTCTGCTGGGGCTGATGCAGCCCTCCGCGGTGGGCGGCGGCTTTAACCTGATCCCTATCGCCGCTGCCGGTAACTTCTCCGTCGGCCTGCTGCTGTTTATCTTTATTGCCCGCGTGGTGACCACGCTAATCTGCTTCTCTTCCGGTGCGCCGGGCGGCATTTTCGCGCCGATGCTGGCGCTCGGCACGCTGCTGGGCACGGCGTTCGGCATGGCGGCGATTCCGCTGTTCCCCGCCTATCATCTGGATGCCGGCACTTTCGCCATTGCCGGGATGGGGGCGCTGCTCGCCGCCTCGGTGCGTGCGCCGCTGACCGGGATCGTGCTGGTGCTGGAGATGACCGATAACTATCAGCTCATTTTGCCAATGATTATTACCTGCCTTGGCGCAACACTACTGGCGCAATTCCTCGGCGGTAATCCTTTGTATTCGACCATTCTGCAACGGACTCTGGCGAAGCAGGAGGCCGAGCAGGCGGCAAAAGCGCAGCAAGCACCCCGGGAGAATACTTGA
- the hemL gene encoding glutamate-1-semialdehyde 2,1-aminomutase codes for MSKSENLYHAARELIPGGVNSPVRAFTGVGGTPLFIERADGAYLYDVDGKAYIDYVGSWGPMVLGHNHPAIRNAVIEAASRGLSFGAPTEMEVKMAALVTELVPTMDMVRMVNSGTEATMSAIRLARGFTGRDKIIKFEGCYHGHADCLLVKAGSGALTLGQPNSPGVPADFAKHTLTCTYNDLASVRAAFEQYPQDIACIIVEPVAGNMNCIPPQPEFLPGLRALCDEFGALLIIDEVMTGFRVALAGAQAYYGVEPDLTCLGKIIGGGMPVGAFGGRREVMDALAPTGPVYQAGTLSGNPIAMAAGFACLNEVAQPGVHETLTELTNQLAQGLLDAARDAGIPLVVNNVGGMFGIFFTDAETVTCYQDVVKCDVERFKRFFHLMLEEGVYLAPSAFEAGFMSVAHSEQDIDNTIDAARRVFAKL; via the coding sequence ATGAGCAAATCTGAAAATCTGTACCACGCTGCGCGCGAACTGATCCCCGGCGGCGTCAACTCGCCGGTCCGCGCCTTCACCGGCGTCGGCGGCACACCGCTGTTTATCGAACGCGCGGATGGCGCCTACCTCTATGACGTCGACGGTAAAGCCTATATCGATTATGTCGGCTCCTGGGGTCCGATGGTGCTGGGCCACAACCACCCGGCGATCCGCAATGCGGTGATCGAAGCGGCCTCCCGCGGCCTGAGCTTTGGCGCGCCGACTGAAATGGAAGTGAAAATGGCGGCCCTGGTGACCGAGCTGGTGCCGACCATGGATATGGTGCGGATGGTAAACTCCGGTACCGAAGCGACCATGAGCGCCATTCGTCTGGCGCGCGGCTTCACCGGCCGCGACAAAATCATTAAGTTCGAAGGTTGCTACCACGGCCATGCCGACTGCCTGCTGGTGAAAGCCGGGTCCGGCGCGCTGACCCTCGGCCAGCCGAACTCACCGGGCGTACCGGCCGATTTCGCCAAACATACCCTGACCTGCACCTATAACGACCTCGCCTCAGTGCGGGCGGCGTTCGAGCAATATCCGCAAGATATCGCCTGCATCATCGTCGAACCAGTGGCCGGAAATATGAACTGCATTCCGCCGCAGCCGGAGTTCCTGCCGGGCCTGCGCGCGCTGTGCGATGAGTTCGGCGCCCTGCTGATCATCGACGAAGTGATGACCGGCTTCCGCGTGGCGCTGGCGGGCGCCCAGGCTTATTACGGCGTGGAGCCGGATCTGACCTGTCTCGGGAAAATCATCGGCGGTGGGATGCCGGTAGGCGCCTTCGGCGGCCGCCGTGAGGTCATGGACGCCCTGGCGCCCACTGGCCCGGTCTACCAGGCGGGCACCCTCTCCGGCAACCCGATCGCCATGGCGGCGGGCTTCGCCTGCCTGAACGAAGTGGCGCAGCCGGGGGTTCATGAAACCCTGACCGAACTGACTAATCAGCTGGCGCAAGGCCTGCTGGACGCGGCGCGTGACGCCGGGATCCCGCTGGTGGTTAATAACGTCGGCGGCATGTTCGGCATCTTCTTTACCGATGCCGAAACCGTCACCTGCTATCAGGACGTGGTGAAATGCGATGTCGAACGCTTCAAGCGTTTCTTCCACCTGATGCTGGAGGAGGGCGTGTACCTGGCGCCGTCTGCGTTTGAGGCCGGCTTTATGTCCGTGGCCCACAGTGAACAAGATATCGACAACACCATCGACGCCGCGCGTCGGGTATTTGCCAAACTGTAA
- a CDS encoding IS110 family transposase, giving the protein MNIKRIGLDLAKNIFQIHAVDHHEHVVLRKTLRRDRMTAFFSQLSPCLIGIEACGAAHYWARELTRMGHTVRIIPPQRVKSYLKGQKNDANDAEAICEAISRPGMRFVAMKTERQQTLQAEHRVRARLVRARTALSNEMRGLLGEFGLVLPVGIRQLRKALPEILSQQELWDDRFIRLLSELAEELQMLDERVARHDRRLEQSARDDIRIKRLLAIEGMGPVVASALVAAVGDGRQFKSGREMAAYLGLVPRQHSSGGKARLGSISKRGDSYLRTLIIHGARAVLNACQNKTDRRSQWLKALSERRNRNIATVALANKNARIAWAILSREEDYHGLQAAG; this is encoded by the coding sequence ATGAATATTAAACGTATTGGTCTCGACCTGGCTAAAAATATCTTCCAGATACATGCCGTGGATCACCATGAACATGTTGTCCTGCGTAAAACCCTGCGCCGGGACCGCATGACCGCCTTTTTCTCTCAACTCTCTCCCTGCCTTATCGGGATTGAAGCCTGCGGCGCCGCCCACTACTGGGCCCGCGAGCTGACCCGTATGGGGCATACCGTACGCATTATCCCGCCTCAGCGGGTCAAGTCCTATCTTAAAGGGCAGAAGAATGACGCCAACGACGCGGAAGCTATCTGCGAGGCTATCAGCCGTCCCGGAATGCGCTTTGTGGCCATGAAGACAGAGCGGCAGCAGACGCTGCAGGCAGAGCACCGCGTCCGGGCCCGGCTCGTCCGCGCCCGGACAGCCCTGAGTAATGAGATGCGGGGACTGCTGGGTGAGTTTGGTCTGGTACTGCCGGTGGGAATAAGGCAGCTACGTAAGGCATTGCCGGAGATACTGTCGCAACAAGAGCTGTGGGATGACCGCTTTATCCGCCTGCTGAGCGAACTGGCGGAAGAGCTGCAGATGCTGGATGAGCGGGTCGCCCGCCATGACAGGCGGCTTGAGCAGTCAGCACGGGATGATATCCGGATAAAAAGGCTGCTGGCGATAGAGGGTATGGGGCCGGTGGTGGCCAGTGCGCTGGTGGCGGCGGTCGGCGATGGCAGACAGTTCAAAAGTGGTCGGGAGATGGCGGCGTATCTGGGTCTGGTCCCGCGGCAGCACTCCAGTGGCGGGAAAGCGCGGCTGGGGTCTATCAGCAAACGGGGAGACAGTTACCTGCGGACGCTGATAATCCACGGTGCGCGTGCGGTGCTGAACGCGTGTCAGAATAAAACCGACAGACGCAGCCAGTGGCTGAAGGCGTTATCGGAAAGGCGAAACCGGAATATCGCGACGGTGGCGCTGGCGAACAAGAATGCGCGAATAGCATGGGCGATACTGAGCCGCGAAGAAGATTACCATGGGTTACAGGCCGCCGGTTAA